The DNA sequence gcatgcatTTGTGCAGAAAGGCTAGATGAAATCTTGGCCTCTCAGGAGTCGGTGTTGAGGCCGCAAGTGGAGGCAGACTACAGAGCTGCCACGGTGAAGCAACGCCCAACTAGCCGCCGAATCACACCAGCAGAAATCAGTGTAAGACAAAGGGAACACTCCATAGCATTGTtgatacagtactgtgcaaacatAAGCTGGAAATTAAATCAATGAAGGTTTGCTCTGACTTCTGAGCAGAATtgcatattaaataataaaatatgagaAAGTGTAAAATGgaatattttcatataatacttctttatgtgtgggtgtgtgtttgcataTAGTCTCTTTTCGAGCGGCAGGGTCTTGCTTTACATGGTGCTCTTCACCCAGCCTTGGAAAAATCTCACATGCAGCTGCCCAAAGGCATGTCCAGAACCAAGTCCTTCGGTAATCCTACAACATTATAAACATATCTGTGTTAATTCACAAGCAATTTAGATATAAGTGAACATTTCCAGATGTTTTCCTTACTTAACAGTTGCATTTCATTTGTTCACTGCTGTCCAAAATGAGGTCCCCAGAGTTACTTTGCCTACCCTAACATATTTATTAGAGTTTCTTTATTCTGAATGAAATAGTATTTGAAGTAGTTATTGCTGATTTTAACACAGATGAGCACAGGATTTAAGGATTTCCTTTTATCAGTCTATCAGTTTCAGTAATATCAGTCATGATGGGAGAAGACTAAGACTGCTTCTGAGCACGTGTTGACAGAGTTTTCCATGCAGCTCCGTCTCTGTCCATGCAGGAGCCACTGAGGAGGACCGTCTGTCTGCCCTGGCGGCAGAGCACAGATTTCCCAGGAGCTCCTCGATGACGGACAGCCTGAGAGACAGTCACAGCATCCCTCCCCCACCACAGACCGCaccccctcctccaccttcactCTACTATCTAGACACGGGTCCTCCTCCTCCGGCATTCTGCCCCCCGCCGCCTCCCTCTAGCCGATTTCACGACCCTAGCCGCTCCAGCTTTAAACCAGGTTCGGAACCACGGCTGCACGCCCTGCCGCAGACCATGTCGGCCGAGCTGTACGAGCCACCCCGTCACGCAGCCCTCATTGAGCGGCAGAAGAAGGCTCGATCCATGATCATCTTACAAGACTCCACCCATCTCCCCGTGGAGCCCACAGACATCCCACGGCCCGGGCCAGCCTCCACCCCGCCCGAAAGGATCAAAAGGAAAGGGCGGGTCATCGACAACCCTTACGCCAATGTGGGCCAGTTCAGCATGGGCCTGTACTCACCGGCACCCAGCAAGCCTCAACGCAGGAAGAGTCCACTGGTGAAGCAACTGCAGGTGGAGGACGCCCAAGAAAGAGCATCGCTGGCCCTGGCTTCAGTCCACTCCCGGGAGCATTCACCCACCGGTCGGCTGGCAGCTCACCACACCAGCAGGGCCGAGTACTaccagcagcagctgctgcagGAGCGTACACGTGCCCAGGCAGAGGGGCTGCTGCAGGGCAAGGGGCCTTTTGCAGCTGCCATCGCTGGAGCCGTCAAGGACAGGGAGCATCGTCTTGAAGAGCGGAGAAAATCCACAGTCTTCCTGTCCGTGGGCACCATGGAAGGTAGCTCGGCCACACCTGTAGAGGCCCCCTCCCTCACGCAGTCCCATTCTGTGGATGAACGCTTGTTGTCCAGTGAGCTCGGTCAGCTGCCTCCGCCCGCCCTGGCATTGCGACCCTCTCCAGGGGGCACCACCTTTATTCACCCACTGACAGGCAAGCCCTTGGACCCCAACTCCCCGCTGGCACTTGCGCTGGCCGCAAGGGAACGGGCTTTAACCTCCCAGagccagtcccctgtcagcagCCCAGAGCCCAGGACTAAACGTGAGGCTGCTGGAGGGGTGCTGCTCATGGACACCCAAACCAAAGAGGCTGAACGTTCTGAAGGTGAGGGAGAGCTTGCTTCACCACCCTTCTCCCCTGGAAAAAGGAGTTACACTCCTGCCCCCATTAGCAAGATCCAGTGGGGAACACCCACCACTGCAAGAAAAGAATTGGAAATCGGAGCAGAGAAAAAGGAGGAGAGGAAGGCAGAGGACAAGAAGAGCATGATCATTAGCATTATGGACACATCACAGCAGAAGACCGCTGGGCTAATTATGGTTCATGCAACCAGTAATGGACAGGCAGTAGGACTAGGCACAGAACGCGTCTCCCCACTGCCGAAAGGCATGCGATCAGAGAGCCCAAAACCTATGCTAGCTGAAATTAAGCGTGCCAAGTCCCCTGGTCCAGAAGCAACCTCCACACCTACTCCAACACCCACCACTCCCTCAGCCTCCCAGGCTCCTCCTAGTCCCACCTCAGATAAAACCTCCCAGCCATCCCCAAGCCAGTCCTCAGATAAAACCCTGGCCCAGGGAAGCTCAGAGGAAGATGTGGAGCCCTATACAGTGACCTTACCACCCGCCATGCTGTCCTCTAGTGATGAGGAGACGAGGGAAGAACTTCGAAAAATCGGCGTGGTTCCTCCACCTGATGAATTTGCCAATGGTCTCCTGGCAAAGGCGCCGGAAGCTGCCAtacctcctgctcctcctctggCAGGAAAGCAAGCAGTCCCCTCAGCCCCAGCCCCTGCCCCTTCGACAGCAGCTGCTGCCGCAGCAGCTCAGACCCCCGCCACCACTGGCCCACCAGCAGCCTCAGGGAAGCCATCTGAGCCCCACCTGGGCCCAGAGTCTGCTGCTGACTCtggggtggaggaggtggacACTCGTAGCTCCAGCGATCACCACCTGGAGACCACGAGTACCATCTCCACCGTCTCCAGTatgtccacactgtcctcagagAGCGGTGAGCCGACCGACACGTACACCTCCCACGCCGACGGCCAGACCTTCATCCTCGACAAGCCGCCAGTGCCTCCGAAGCCAAAGCTCAAGTCCCAGCTCAGCAAGGGCCCCGTGACTTTCAGGGACCCCCTGCTCAAGCAGTCCTCTGATAGTGAGCTGCTCTCTCAGCAGCATGCAGCTGCCCTGGCTGCCGCCACGGGGGCCTCAGGCCCGGCAAGACCCCGCTACCTCTTCCAGAGACGCTCCAAGCTATGGGGGGACCCCATAGAGCCCCGTCCGCTTGCAGGCGCAGAGGAAGGCAAGCCCACTGTGATAAGCGAGCTCAGCTCCAGACTGCAGCAGCTTAACAAGGACACGCGCTCGCTTGGAGAGGAGCCCCTCGGAGGCTCGCTCGACCCCGGACGCAAGTCACCAGTAGCTGGTGCCAGGTAAGGGGTCAGCTTAGTAGGATCAGTGAGCTCAAATTCATAATGCTCTCCGAATTTGAGGTCTTAGTTAGAGCTCAAACACTTCATGATCCTGCTGAGCACTAAAGGGTGAGTCTATCTAATGAGGCAAAGGCcattctgtaaataaatgtgacCATAACTCCATAACTCCTCTGCAATGCTGATATCTATCCACATTCCCATTCAATAGCAGAAACAATGAAGGAAACGAGAAAGTCTTTATTCTCATGAACAGCATGTGCTGCTGTTGACCTCATTAGCAATTACACAAGAAGACATTTGGGGACAGTACCTGACTTAGAATTATGTGTGTCATTGGaaagttttttttctgctgtctCTGTCAACAAATGACTTCTGTGTGATTTGGGTCACAGCCTAATGATGATTGTTCTAGTCTAAAGGGTTTCAgcataaaaaattaaacaaataaaaagctgaatttGACACCGTTTTTATAATCACACCCAATGAATAGAGGCCGTCATATTTAAATGGTGAGCCAGCTTTCttcataaaatgacaatttgAAATTAAACAGTGGTTCACGATGTCCCTGCTTTCAATAAACATAATCACTCTGGCAAACACAGTCTTATTTTAACATTGAGTGGCAATATAAATAATGCAGAATCATTTGACTGAATTTTGACTAACCACAAGTAGGATTCATAAATCTCCCAGTATTCTGGAACGCATATCATTGTGGATAAAGTGCTAAATTCTTTGTGAACTGTTAGACATCTTTAGAATAAATTATTCCAGTGTTCAGCACGTTGAGCTGAACCCATATTGTGTGCCACATTGATAAATCCCCTTATGATGCTGTTGGACTGCCTTGTGTACAAAGTGTGCTGCACCACAAAAGCTAGAAAAATCTCTCCCATCACTCTGCTAACTCTGTTGGAATAAACAATGATGTGTGAGGCAGGAAAAACTTTCACTCATAGCAAGTTATGTTCTGATGCAGAATAAAAACATAGGAAGTTAGATCTGCAGCATTAGAGCCGCTGCCTGTTTATTAAAgcaattattataaaatgtggCAGAATGTGTGTTGTtaccatttttgaaaatatatgaaaaattgaATCAAATGAGTTTTGAAATTGCATTTGCCACTCTTTTCAGCTGAATATTCTGATGCTAATGACATACTTGAAATGCATTCTCCAGTATTAATTGGATTATGGATTATTTCAGAATGAAAGAATTAGAACTTACTGATGTGCATAAGACATTCCTAggcatgttttattattaaatactaAAAACCTGCACTGTAGTTTAATCCCCGGTGGATTTGCTGGGGGTTTTGTGGCCTTTTCTTGGCAGTAGCATTCTTGCTGATCACCTCTCATGCAGCCGTTGTAGTCCTCTCAGACAGTTAACTTATAAACAGCACTACCTCAGAGCCCATTACAAACAATACTTGCTATGTTTAGTCTGAGTGGTCTTCCAAATATATCTTGTGCCAGATTGCAAATTATAGCTTACATTGTAGCACAGATGCTAACAGTGGTTGATGCTGTACTGATTTTCACAGATCTGTGCATTAGCATTAGCCGACACAGCTGCTGTTTAGTGATGTTAGCGCATCAGAATTTCTGACTCACCCCATTCTGTCTCTAAGGCAACACTGCAACCCTTAAGCGGGAGCACACTGAAAATTAAGGTTTGCATCTATAATCACTGCATAAACATACTGTAGTTCTCAAATAAGCAGCAAAGATCTAGACATGGTCAGCAGACTGATGTACaaacttttaaacactgcataCAAGGCATTAGTATATGATTAATAGAAACATTCGTTTCTTGAATTCACACTTAATAATTTGTAGTCGTATATGTGGCCTCCTGCTCTTTAGGAGACATTAAAATCTAATGTTTAAACTGCTTTATTTCATTGACAAGTTTGGAGCTTCAGCAGTATCTCAACGCTCGACGATTACTGGTAAGTAAAGGAGACTTAGCTGAGGCTTAGCTTAGATGTCTTAGTTGAGCTGTAGTGTCTGTAGATCACCAGCATAAAAACTTCATAGGAACATCCCACAGGAGGTTATTGGGAGAGACTCATCTTTTATTAACGCAGGTCATTTCAGACACAATGGTCAGTAGAAAATGACTTCTCttgtctgctttttttttcttttaatatccTGACATACAACTGAAGTCCTTTATATTCCTACAGATTTGACAAGGACATGGAAGAGAATAAACGTTAGCTTTTAGCCCAATAGGGTAAATCAAACATCATTCCTATTATTTTCTCATCTCAGATAACCTCTTCACTAATCCCACATTAACAAATCAACCTCTGATGACACTTTGCTTATAGTTATCACATTCTGTAGGTCACCTGTTGCCTTGTCACCGCCCCCTCCCCCCCTGTTCAGTCCCCCAAAAAATGATGATATCTCTGTGTAGCACAATTGATTAAGAGTTTGTTCAAATTTTTgccatattattatataatttttccATCCATTTTTCCCAAGTGTTGAGTTACGTAGCGAACATTTGTTGCTCCACACTGTGGGGTGTTCACATGGTAACAGAGGGCCTTGAATGCACTCTCTTACCCTCTAATTTCTCACTTCTAACTTCTGCTAGACCTCTCAGTACCCCTACTCTCTCAATCTTCAGCaccttaaaaataatatttcatctcatatttgttccattttttaaataaattgtatCCAGATTaaaatattggatgtgtgtgaTGCCACTGAGGGCCAGAAGTGTGCAGGGTaaatttgtgatgtcactgaaGGCATGTGATGAAGGTGGCCTCTCCTCCTCACCAGCATCAGTCATTCTTTGAGTATTTACATGTTCCCAGTGTCTATCTCTGTCCTGGTCCTCATTGCTCCCCATTCATTCATGTTTCAGCTAGTGCTTGCTCACAGTGGGGTTTGAGATGCGTGCTGTGTTTTGTCAAGCAGCTCTAGGGACCATTCTTAACACTCTGTCATTGCTTTTCTGGGAAGAATGTTTCCACATTCATTTGGTTTTTATGCTTTTCGGGTCTTTTTTTCTATCTCTCTATTTCTATTATTCTGATCATAATGACACCTGACCCTGGACTTACATTTGAAGGCAGCACTTGTTCTTACTTATGTTCTCACTTTTTTAGTTGAAAGAACACTACGtactatttttaccttaaagttacagcttcaaaatcattgggaTGTTTCACAGAGCTGTATTACAGAAAAcaaagcctctgtcattgctactctgagctcagcactgaagaaactgcactatgtaacatttggatgAGGGTAGGAAagcaccccctccccctcccaaatgatttcagtacagtgctgtgaaaattaattacactagggggagcttCACAAGGAAAAGgaatcttacttagtgttcctttaatgtaacCACAACCTTTTCCTCATTGTAGACCACTTCTATTCACCCATTCTTTAGAGGGTGTCCTCTCAGTGTAAATAGAGTCACAGGGTTTTGATATGTCAGTGATCTGACCAAggctgtttttaatttaatgtcattttaacaTATCCATCCTAGGAAATACTGTGTAACATTCTAGAACTCCAAAGGAGAAGCTGAAGTCTGGGGCCAGTTGTTGATTTGTCCCATCCCTTTTTGTTTGGTTTGACAttgttgatgtgaaatgccTGTGTGTTTCTGCTCTCTCATGGACTGATGCTAACCAACCGCTCTTTGTTTATCATTgcctctatctcactctctttttgtctctctctctctctgtctctctctcactttctccctctctctctttttgctcactctctctctctctgcatgccACGCTGCTCTGTctagaactgaatctgaggctAAGCCCCGGAGGGTCGGGCACCTGTGTAAGTGCGCATGCATCATCTCATCttcctctctttccttctctagTCCTGCCCCTCTTCGTCAGACATCCCTGCCTCTCTCCCCTTCCTTTCTATCTGTGTCTCACTGGCTCCTCATCCCACTTCAGCCGTCATGCTAACCGCTACACTCATCATTAAACATAGTCAATCAGGCTGGGGGCTGAGCTTAAGACTAAGTTCAGGTTGTGCTCTAGGTGTTTATCTGAAACACCTTTCTGGACACTTCTAGAAAAATAGAAGAGATTGGGAAATGCGAAAGCAGGCTTCAAGCAATTAGGTGGTCAGCAGCGTGACAATACGCTCAGCTAATGAATTGACGATAGAAAATTGTTTGAAAGGAAGTGTGTCATATGACATTGTGCTGCAACATGATTGACTGGTTTAGATGAACTAATTATAGGATACAGCTAGAGCTAGTACTGCACATCTCAACCATTTCTGCATCACAGTGTATGAGCTTGATACACATGTAGTGGTCAAGGCTGAAGCAGAGGTAGCCTCAGACTGATGCAGTGTTGTGGTTAATCATCAGTGGGTCATATTCAGCGTGTGATCAAAAGTCAGACACTCACTCCATTTATTTTGGAGCCTTCTGCCTACTCAGTGAAAAGTTACAGACTTCCATCCTTCCTTCCCGCTTTGCTTTCTCTCCGTTTCTCACTTTTAGTCAGTTGTTAATGGGCTGCTCACCTGATGCATGTTACGTTGCACAATAGGCTTTACCTGAACTTCAGtactttcacacaaacacaagagtGTTGTACACTGATCCACCATAACCTTATGagcaccttgtttctacactcactgcccattctactgaccatacaggagcactctgtactTGTATAATTACAGACTACAGCCCATTTGTTGCGCTGTATACTCTACTACCcattttcacactgttcttggTCAGgacggtggatcattctcagtgccaacgacgtggtggtggtgatagTGTGTGCTGAGCTGGTATGAGTGAATCAGAGATAGTAATTCAGTTGTTGATGCACAGTTtgtgacactgaggtgtataaaaactctagcagcactgctgtgtctgatccactcatagcaTTACAGCACACACTATGTTAGTGTcgctgcagagctgagaatgatccaccatggTCCtcatcattgaagaacagggtgaaagggggaaaataaagtatacaagcaacaaatggactgtAGTCTGTAATTAGgaaactacagagtgctcctatatgtgtggacagtgagtgtagaaacaaggaagtgctcgtgatggttgatctgtgtatattccATCCATATTTCATCTAACCTGATATATAATAACTGTTTCATTTTTTCTTGCTACATTTTTGTCCAGAGGCCAGTTATTGACCACACATTACATACTTTCACATTCTCTGTAGGGTTAAATACAGCTCAATATTACTTTTagccatttaatttcatttattttttcaattttGCCTTCTCCTAGCGTACTTTTTATCACTTGTCAGTGAAGGGATAAAAGACTTGCTGATGCTCAGTTGTGCAGGGCCTGATAGACCGTTTAAATTCATTAGAAGTGAATGTGAGTGCTTTAAGGGGAACGCAGTGTTCTAGGGTCCTAGCCGATTTAGAACCCTAAATTGCATTTGcaaaaggagaagaaaacatTATACATACATCTAAATACTTTATAACTTTGGGATTTTCCTGGGCATTCCACTTTTTGGGGGTTTTGTAACTAACAGACTGATCAGCTCAGACTGTTTcgagtcactctctctctaatacAGCTGCACTGTAGAGCTCTCTTGCTTGTGTTCCGGCTAAACGCATTAATGACACATCTCACTAACACAAAGTTAATGCGTTTGCCACACCTCTGGCCAACTCGAATAACTCTGCTGTCTTAAAATAACTGGTTTGGCCCATGGTTCATGAAAGACAGACTTAGCAGGAAAGAGCCACCGTAGAATAAATGAGTACAGACAAGAATAGAAGAGTCACTAGGCTCTTTCCTGTATTTCATTACCCAAGTTGAATTTTCACTTTTACTTTCTTCTCCCTTTTCCAATTCTATTCCATTCCTtacttctccctctttctctcagacTCTTCAGCAGTTTAGGGGAGCTCCACACCATCTCTCAGAGAAGTTACGGCACCACCTACACCATCCGTCCGGGCAGCCGTTATCCGGTGACGCGTCGGACCCCCAGCCCTGGCTCCCCGGATCGTTCTGACCCCCTGGGACCAATCCGGGGCTTTGGCCTGGCCTCCTCCCCCACCACTCCCCCCACCATCCTCAAATCATCCAGCCTCAGTTTGCCTCACGAGCCAAAAGAGGTGCGTTTTGTCATGAGGAGCTCCAGCGCCCGGAGCCGCTCACCCTCGCCTGCCCACTCCCCCGGGCTGCCCACACCACTGCTTACCCTCCGCCCCTTTCACCAGAAGCCCCTGCACCTGTGGAACAAGTACGATGTGGGCGACTGGTTGGTGAGCATTAATCTGGGTGAACACCGAGAGCGCTTTCAGGAGCATGAGATAGAAGGCTCCCACCTGCCTGCACTAACCAAGGACGACTTTGCTGAGCTGGGGGTCACCCGTGTGGGGCACAGGATGAACATCGAGCGAGCACTGAAACAGCTGCTGGAGAGTTGACCCCTCGCCCGCCGCCATCTGTAGCTAGCCTAGCCACACGAGTCTCgttccctttttttttgtttttgtttttgtttttgttttgtttttttgttttgtttaatgaatCTGTATTCACTTAAAGCCCCGAATCTTTTTATTGGTAAGCCCCACCTCTTTAGTAGCAGTTTCAAGCAaaactgccccccccccccccacatatTCCCCTCCCATCGCTACAACAGCCATAAAGAGTGGAATTATAGTGGGGCTCTGAATCACATGAAAATCATTTACTGCACCACTTTCATCACTGAACACAATAATCACCCTTAGTTTCCAtctctcttctccctgtttCCCCTCCTTTCCGTACCATCGGCCTATTGCTATCCGCCACTTAGGGTTCCCCCAgtcattcaaaaaaaaaaacatggaaataataacaacaaaaggAGGGATGATGTTGGAAGAGGGAAGTTCAGTTGCCTTTCAGAATCTTTTCTAATACATGGATGAGCAGAGTGGGCGAGGTTGGGTTCTTTCTACCTGCCGCTCGCCCCCTTCTGGCTGAGGGACGTATTACATCTGGAGAATGTTAAACCAACACTAGTGGCTTTTTCATAATCAGACTTTTCCTTTTGGGAATCCCAGAGGGAATGTGACATTAGATAGGATATCTCAATGTATTTACATAGCTttgaaaaaaggagagagacaaagaaaaggATGAACTGTGCAAAAGGGCACTAGTCTCTCTCCCTTAGATGATGTTTATTCCATCAATAATTTACTCATTTTTAccaattatatacatatatatatttgacaGAAAAGTATATAGATATATGGATATAACATTTTGTCATAAATATAAAACTTATATATGGTATTCTATATAAAGAcactgttgatttttttttttcctaatggTCATCCTTTTATGGACTGTAGCATGAAAAATCACATCACTAGGTGTGATAGGTATCAGATTTGTTAACAGCGCATTGTACCACCCCTTTTTTTCTCTTGCTTTATTTGATGAATATATTGTGGTTTATCAAAACTAGGTCTTCCGCCTACAATTAGGGCGTCCCACGGTGGCGAGTGCGTCGACTCCCTCTGTCTCGTACACAACACACGCTACTAAGTACTTGACATCATCTACGACACTGTCAACGAacagcacactcacacatgaaTATTCCTCCATATCAAATTTTACCCAAAGTCTAAACCATCTTCACTCTATTTTAGTTTTCATTTGGTGATTTTTAAGTCAATTTGAGATCAGCTACGCAATAAGAGTGTgcacgtgtgtttgtgtgcgcagTAATGAGGCCACCGTGGGACATGAAGCATTTTTACCATACACGGTAGCTCAGCTGCATGTTACTGACAGATGTTTAagatctcataaaaaaaaaacagaaggcaGAATCTATAATTGTAAGAGATTTTCTGAGCCACTACACAGGGGCTCATGTGGCTCAGGGGCTCTTCAGCTCTAAGCACTGAAGCATTTAGGCAGTTCATTTGGGCTTtcggttttgttttttaattattattattatgattattctTTGTTTTCTGTTAAACCCCATCATAGGTGGATTTTGTAGCTTGTGAAATATAATGCTTagaataattttatattaattaaactTAGATTGAATTTTAGAATGACTACAAAACAAAGCTAAAAAAAAGTTGTCCTTTCAAAACTCACAAGTGTAAATATGGACAAATTACAAATGATTTGCTTTTTATATCAATCACAAGCAATGTATATACAATAGTTTTCatataaatttttaaaaataaaaaaatatatagatctATATATGAATGTTTGGCATATATGCATAGTTAACCACCTGTCGAAAAAGGTGAAAAGATTTTATTCTTTGTATGGACAGAGTTTGGGGATGATTTGCACAAAACAAGGTGCTAGCATTCAAGCCATTCATTCTCATGTGTCCAGTTCCATCACCTCATTTCCATCGTCCCACCGAGAAACGCATCTCACACGAACATCATGCCAGAGTTCTGCATAGGGAACATAAGAACAAAAGAAAGGGTGTGTGGCCATGAATTGATAAGTTAATAAATGTCTGAAGAACTGTCAAAGACAATAATGTGAAACGCGGACAGTAGCTCGTGCTAAAACACAGAAACGCCTATGGGCCATCACTGGTGTTGGAATCCCTAAAGCAACAAAGTGAAGTCAGACTTGAAGAGCCAAGGACAACCCTTTCACGGTGCATCTTCCTGATGAAGTTTCTGGAGCCACCTCTTATCCCATGAAGCCGCCAGGAACAATTTGTGGAAGCCTCCTGGTGGCTGTGTTTCCAAATTAGCATCTCATCATTGAGTCTGAATCCAGATCACAGAGCTTTCCCTTGTGCCCTTCTAGCCGTTATGTCCCTGGATGAAACTGGGATTTGTGGAAGTCTCACTAGTCAGACTTTTTATTTCTTCCACTTTGAGTGTGGGGCTTGTGATGGAAATGCTGGAAAAGGGAAATGAACAGCCACACATCCCAAGAGAAGAATGAGAACTTTGGATTTTCATTTCCCTTCTCCAGCATTCACATGTTTT is a window from the Hoplias malabaricus isolate fHopMal1 chromosome 11, fHopMal1.hap1, whole genome shotgun sequence genome containing:
- the shank3a gene encoding SH3 and multiple ankyrin repeat domains protein 3 isoform X3 gives rise to the protein MRAVSAGTGKHEPPQPREQRPEQRPEQQQQPEPTALLLPLSLPLSLPHLSLPRLIHSRPAPQPQRLSSSASQGESSRRSHGDGCRASAGPMEEPQGNTLVVRIGIPDLQQTKCMKFNVEAPIWLSKQRILCTLNQSLKDVLNYGLFQPAYNGKAGKFLDEQRTLKEYPLPAITPIPYLEFRYKRRVYTQAHLDDKQLSKLHTKANLKKFMEYVQQRNTEKVSKFLEKGLDPNFHDPETGECPLTMAAQLEGCAELIKVLKGGGAHLDFRTRDGITALHKAVRTKNHTALITLLDLGASPDYKDSRGLTPLYHSSMVGGDPYCCELLLHDHAQVGCVDENGWQEIHQACRHGHVQHLEHLLFYGADMSAQNASGNTALHICALYNQDSCARVLLFRGANKEIKNYNSQTAFQVAIIAGNFDLAEIIKVHKASDVVPFRETPSYTNRRRVTGGGTLTSSRSLLRSASDNNLNGADVGPAHSPVPSLRSLPPLAPPGGEVADGSLQSTGSSRSSHSRSPSLHRVTEEPDPHTLRRHPHTHAHSRGRLSPGTVQRDPSPPPSGPSRALSGARGPKRKLYSAVPGRTFIVVKPYTPQGEGEIQLNRGERVKVLSIGEGGFWEGTVKGRTGWFPAECVEEVQMRQYDPRLETREDRTKRLFRHYTVGSYDNFTSYSDYIIEEKDAVLQKKENEGFGFVLRGAKAETPIEEFTPTPAFPALQYLESVDVEGVAWRAGLRTGDFLIEVNGVNVVKVGHKQVVSLIRQGGNSLLMKVVSVTRKPESEDVVRKKAPPPPKRAPSTTLTLRSKSMTAELEELASARRRRGERLDEILASQESVLRPQVEADYRAATVKQRPTSRRITPAEISSLFERQGLALHGALHPALEKSHMQLPKGMSRTKSFGATEEDRLSALAAEHRFPRSSSMTDSLRDSHSIPPPPQTAPPPPPSLYYLDTGPPPPAFCPPPPPSSRFHDPSRSSFKPGSEPRLHALPQTMSAELYEPPRHAALIERQKKARSMIILQDSTHLPVEPTDIPRPGPASTPPERIKRKGRVIDNPYANVGQFSMGLYSPAPSKPQRRKSPLVKQLQVEDAQERASLALASVHSREHSPTGRLAAHHTSRAEYYQQQLLQERTRAQAEGLLQGKGPFAAAIAGAVKDREHRLEERRKSTVFLSVGTMEGSSATPVEAPSLTQSHSVDERLLSSELGQLPPPALALRPSPGGTTFIHPLTGKPLDPNSPLALALAARERALTSQSQSPVSSPEPRTKREAAGGVLLMDTQTKEAERSEGEGELASPPFSPGKRSYTPAPISKIQWGTPTTARKELEIGAEKKEERKAEDKKSMIISIMDTSQQKTAGLIMVHATSNGQAVGLGTERVSPLPKGMRSESPKPMLAEIKRAKSPGPEATSTPTPTPTTPSASQAPPSPTSDKTSQPSPSQSSDKTLAQGSSEEDVEPYTVTLPPAMLSSSDEETREELRKIGVVPPPDEFANGLLAKAPEAAIPPAPPLAGKQAVPSAPAPAPSTAAAAAAAQTPATTGPPAASGKPSEPHLGPESAADSGVEEVDTRSSSDHHLETTSTISTVSSMSTLSSESGEPTDTYTSHADGQTFILDKPPVPPKPKLKSQLSKGPVTFRDPLLKQSSDSELLSQQHAAALAAATGASGPARPRYLFQRRSKLWGDPIEPRPLAGAEEGKPTVISELSSRLQQLNKDTRSLGEEPLGGSLDPGRKSPVAGARFDKDMEENKR